One genomic window of Penaeus chinensis breed Huanghai No. 1 chromosome 35, ASM1920278v2, whole genome shotgun sequence includes the following:
- the LOC125044489 gene encoding nucleolar protein 16-like, with protein sequence MGVRQRKKMRKQFRYETNRKRDFNKGKKTKIDIEVIRKVWDKSKSTHTNMAQLGLEYKLNKIMPPNEMETDVQKKDIVDKGKQKAVVETLEGQVKNQVAKTKVPPRLTHSQRSYIRYMMQRHGTNYYAMSKDPKNYYQDTPKQLEAKIKSYVDNPRYYIPEMRKKGLLPAKLAEKKKKVQDKKKKAQKKKFNSKKKKS encoded by the exons ATGGGGGTTCGCCAGAGGAAGAAAATGCGGAAGCAGTTCAGATATGAAACCAATCGTAAACGCGATTTCAACAAAGGGAAAAAGACCAAAATAGATAT TGAGGTGATTAGGAAGGTTTGGGACAAATCAAAATCAACGCACACAAACATGGCACAGTTGGGGTTGGAATACAAGCTCAACAAAATAATGCCACCAAATGAAATG GAAACAGATGTACAGAAGAAGGACATTGTGgataaaggaaaacagaaagctGTG GTGGAAACCTTGGAGGGCCAAGTGAAGAATCAGGTAGCCAAGACGAAGGTACCTCCCCGACTCACACACTCACAGCGTAGCTACATTAGATACATGATGCAAAGACATGGAACTAACTACTAT GCTATGTCAAAAGATCCCAAGAATTACTATCAAGATACCCCAAAGCAACTGGAAGCAAAGATCAAATCCTATGTGGACAATCCTAGATATTACATTccagaaatgaggaagaaaggctTGCTTCCAGCTAAATtggcagagaagaaaaagaaggtccaggacaagaagaagaaggcacaaaagaaaaaattcaattcaaagaagaagaagtcaTAA